The Salvia splendens isolate huo1 chromosome 21, SspV2, whole genome shotgun sequence genome includes a window with the following:
- the LOC121783257 gene encoding 2-oxoglutarate-Fe(II) type oxidoreductase hxnY-like isoform X1, with translation MNTLIPESANVSLLNCIDLSSSDVQLSVSLLKQACLDSGFFYVINHGIDKEFMDEVFSESKRFFNLPEQEKMKLLKNEKSRGYTPLFDENLNPANQIHGDYKEGYYIGIEVSEDQSDAQKPFYGPNKWPSEDILPRWRKTMEKYHQEALEVSRSISRLIALALGLDINFFDQPEMLGNPIATLRLLHYEGRTSEPANGIFGAGAHTDYGLITLLATDDNYGLQICKDKDAKPQIWEYVPPLKGAFIVNLGDMLERWSNCFFRSTLHRVLGNGQERFSIAFFVEPSHECIVECLPTCQSEKNPPKFPPIKCEDYISQKYKDTHADLSSYA, from the exons ATGAATACTCTGATTCCCGAATCTGCGAATGTCTCACTTCTGAATTGTATTGACCTTTCCAGTTCAGATGTTCAGCTATCCGTCTCCCTCCTTAAACAG GCATGCTTGGATTCTGGATTCTTCTATGTGATCAATCATGGAATTGATAAGGAATTCATGGATGAGGTCTTCTCTGAAAGCAAAAGATTTTTCAATTTGCCCGAGCAGGAGAAAATGAAGCTTCTAAAGAATGAGAAAAGTCGAGGCTATACTCCGTTGTTTGATGAAAACTTGAACCCTGCCAATCAAATTCATG GGGACTATAAGGAGGGATATTACATAGGTATTGAAGTGTCTGAAGATCAGTCTGATGCGCAGAAACCATTTTACGGCCCAAACAAGTGGCCATCGGAAG ATATTTTGCCCAGGTGGAGGAAAACCATGGAGAAATATCACCAAGAGGCACT aGAGGTATCGAGATCCATTTCCCGGCTGATAGCCCTTGCACTAGGGCTAGATATCAACTTTTTTGATCAACCTGAAATGCTTGGAAACCCTATTGCAACTTTGAGGCTGCTACATTACGAAG GTCGAACTTCTGAACCTGCCAATGGAATTTTCGGAGCTGGTGCACATACTGATTATGGTTTAATTACCCTTTTGGCAACAGATGATAACTATGGTCTTCAG ATATGCAAAGACAAAGATGCTAAGCCTCAGATCTGGGAGTATGTGCCACCATTAAAAGG ggCGTTTATAGTTAATCTAGGTGATATGCTGGAGCGATGGAGCAATTGCTTTTTCAG ATCCACGCTGCATCGAGTATTGGGCAATGGCCAAGAGAGATTCTCA ATAGCATTTTTTGTGGAGCCTAGTCATGAATGCATTGTTGAATGTTTGCCAACATGCCAATCAGAGAAGAATCCTCCAAA
- the LOC121783257 gene encoding 2-oxoglutarate-Fe(II) type oxidoreductase hxnY-like isoform X3, whose translation MNTLIPESANVSLLNCIDLSSSDVQLSVSLLKQEKMKLLKNEKSRGYTPLFDENLNPANQIHGDYKEGYYIGIEVSEDQSDAQKPFYGPNKWPSEDILPRWRKTMEKYHQEALEVSRSISRLIALALGLDINFFDQPEMLGNPIATLRLLHYEGRTSEPANGIFGAGAHTDYGLITLLATDDNYGLQICKDKDAKPQIWEYVPPLKGAFIVNLGDMLERWSNCFFRSTLHRVLGNGQERFSIAFFVEPSHECIVECLPTCQSEKNPPKFPPIKCEDYISQKYKDTHADLSSYA comes from the exons ATGAATACTCTGATTCCCGAATCTGCGAATGTCTCACTTCTGAATTGTATTGACCTTTCCAGTTCAGATGTTCAGCTATCCGTCTCCCTCCTTAAACAG GAGAAAATGAAGCTTCTAAAGAATGAGAAAAGTCGAGGCTATACTCCGTTGTTTGATGAAAACTTGAACCCTGCCAATCAAATTCATG GGGACTATAAGGAGGGATATTACATAGGTATTGAAGTGTCTGAAGATCAGTCTGATGCGCAGAAACCATTTTACGGCCCAAACAAGTGGCCATCGGAAG ATATTTTGCCCAGGTGGAGGAAAACCATGGAGAAATATCACCAAGAGGCACT aGAGGTATCGAGATCCATTTCCCGGCTGATAGCCCTTGCACTAGGGCTAGATATCAACTTTTTTGATCAACCTGAAATGCTTGGAAACCCTATTGCAACTTTGAGGCTGCTACATTACGAAG GTCGAACTTCTGAACCTGCCAATGGAATTTTCGGAGCTGGTGCACATACTGATTATGGTTTAATTACCCTTTTGGCAACAGATGATAACTATGGTCTTCAG ATATGCAAAGACAAAGATGCTAAGCCTCAGATCTGGGAGTATGTGCCACCATTAAAAGG ggCGTTTATAGTTAATCTAGGTGATATGCTGGAGCGATGGAGCAATTGCTTTTTCAG ATCCACGCTGCATCGAGTATTGGGCAATGGCCAAGAGAGATTCTCA ATAGCATTTTTTGTGGAGCCTAGTCATGAATGCATTGTTGAATGTTTGCCAACATGCCAATCAGAGAAGAATCCTCCAAA
- the LOC121783257 gene encoding 2-oxoglutarate-Fe(II) type oxidoreductase hxnY-like isoform X2, whose amino-acid sequence MCRIFLDEIACLDSGFFYVINHGIDKEFMDEVFSESKRFFNLPEQEKMKLLKNEKSRGYTPLFDENLNPANQIHGDYKEGYYIGIEVSEDQSDAQKPFYGPNKWPSEDILPRWRKTMEKYHQEALEVSRSISRLIALALGLDINFFDQPEMLGNPIATLRLLHYEGRTSEPANGIFGAGAHTDYGLITLLATDDNYGLQICKDKDAKPQIWEYVPPLKGAFIVNLGDMLERWSNCFFRSTLHRVLGNGQERFSIAFFVEPSHECIVECLPTCQSEKNPPKFPPIKCEDYISQKYKDTHADLSSYA is encoded by the exons ATGTGCCGGATTTTTCTCGATGAAATA GCATGCTTGGATTCTGGATTCTTCTATGTGATCAATCATGGAATTGATAAGGAATTCATGGATGAGGTCTTCTCTGAAAGCAAAAGATTTTTCAATTTGCCCGAGCAGGAGAAAATGAAGCTTCTAAAGAATGAGAAAAGTCGAGGCTATACTCCGTTGTTTGATGAAAACTTGAACCCTGCCAATCAAATTCATG GGGACTATAAGGAGGGATATTACATAGGTATTGAAGTGTCTGAAGATCAGTCTGATGCGCAGAAACCATTTTACGGCCCAAACAAGTGGCCATCGGAAG ATATTTTGCCCAGGTGGAGGAAAACCATGGAGAAATATCACCAAGAGGCACT aGAGGTATCGAGATCCATTTCCCGGCTGATAGCCCTTGCACTAGGGCTAGATATCAACTTTTTTGATCAACCTGAAATGCTTGGAAACCCTATTGCAACTTTGAGGCTGCTACATTACGAAG GTCGAACTTCTGAACCTGCCAATGGAATTTTCGGAGCTGGTGCACATACTGATTATGGTTTAATTACCCTTTTGGCAACAGATGATAACTATGGTCTTCAG ATATGCAAAGACAAAGATGCTAAGCCTCAGATCTGGGAGTATGTGCCACCATTAAAAGG ggCGTTTATAGTTAATCTAGGTGATATGCTGGAGCGATGGAGCAATTGCTTTTTCAG ATCCACGCTGCATCGAGTATTGGGCAATGGCCAAGAGAGATTCTCA ATAGCATTTTTTGTGGAGCCTAGTCATGAATGCATTGTTGAATGTTTGCCAACATGCCAATCAGAGAAGAATCCTCCAAA